Proteins from a genomic interval of Candidatus Hinthialibacter antarcticus:
- a CDS encoding manganese efflux pump MntP family protein, which yields MDLSSVGPYSIAVIAFALGCDAFSVALSVGAGERYRGQSFRLGWHFGLFQMLMAIIGWGMGRIAADWVYSWHHWIASGILFVISLHTMKEALWPDHRDASTDLSRGWYLVTLSIATSIDALAVGIAFGVLEITPWAPSFVIGLFAGGMTLAGLHLGRKLRAVYGRIVEFGGSILLLLIAVKIFFEL from the coding sequence ATGGATTTATCTTCCGTCGGTCCGTATTCCATCGCGGTGATTGCCTTTGCGCTGGGATGCGACGCCTTTTCTGTTGCGCTAAGCGTTGGCGCCGGTGAACGCTATCGCGGTCAGTCTTTTCGCTTAGGCTGGCACTTCGGTCTGTTTCAAATGCTTATGGCGATTATTGGCTGGGGCATGGGCCGTATTGCAGCGGACTGGGTATATTCATGGCATCATTGGATCGCCTCCGGCATCCTCTTCGTTATCTCCCTGCATACCATGAAAGAAGCGCTTTGGCCTGACCACCGCGACGCAAGCACTGACCTCTCGCGCGGCTGGTATCTGGTGACATTATCAATCGCGACCAGCATTGATGCGCTGGCGGTCGGAATCGCATTCGGCGTTCTCGAAATCACTCCTTGGGCGCCGAGTTTTGTGATTGGTTTATTCGCGGGCGGCATGACGCTGGCGGGATTGCATCTAGGCCGCAAACTTCGTGCGGTGTATGGACGCATTGTAGAATTCGGCGGCAGCATTCTCTTACTTCTTATCGCCGTCAAAATTTTCTTTGAGTTGTAG
- a CDS encoding prepilin-type N-terminal cleavage/methylation domain-containing protein codes for MRNRCQRGFTLIELLIVVAIIGILAAIAVPNFLQAQIRAKVARVHGDMRSLSTAIEMYNLDNNGFPWFDGYDFPSRYHSITYRLIPLSTPVPYITLSMRDPFIDQQGAQGYDDEIMRFSYNYRNHQCFSESYRWNCYTINSVGPDMFPNKGLNVENWARELIAPDAVVIYDGTNGLVSAGDMPYTGGETQYQNNF; via the coding sequence ATGCGTAACCGCTGTCAGCGTGGATTCACTTTAATTGAACTTCTGATCGTTGTTGCAATCATCGGCATTCTGGCGGCGATTGCCGTCCCGAATTTCTTACAAGCGCAAATTCGCGCCAAAGTTGCGCGGGTTCATGGCGACATGCGCAGCCTCTCGACGGCGATTGAAATGTACAATCTCGACAACAATGGTTTTCCCTGGTTCGACGGCTATGATTTTCCTAGCCGTTATCATTCAATTACCTATCGCCTGATTCCATTAAGTACGCCTGTGCCGTACATCACTCTTTCGATGAGAGACCCCTTCATCGACCAGCAAGGCGCGCAAGGATACGACGACGAAATCATGCGCTTTTCGTATAATTACCGCAACCACCAATGTTTCTCTGAAAGTTACCGCTGGAACTGCTACACCATAAATAGCGTGGGGCCGGATATGTTCCCCAACAAAGGATTAAACGTCGAAAACTGGGCGAGGGAACTCATCGCGCCAGACGCCGTCGTGATTTACGATGGCACCAACGGCTTGGTCAGCGCAGGCGATATGCCGTATACGGGCGGAGAAACCCAATATCAAAATAATTTCTAA
- a CDS encoding DUF5060 domain-containing protein — protein MFAMTLTQRHLLAALAVICLTTSLAFGAASTLRSEGTVDGAMRKWHRVSVTFDGPKASESGKVNPFLDYRMTVTFIKGPRRIAIPGFFAADGNAAESSAKSGDQWRTYFTPDEEGLWRYEVSFRKGARVALSLDPEAGEPDGFDGAKGAFKIAPTDKGGRDLRGKGALRYNGTRYLQFAETGAYYLKGGADSPENFLAYEDFDDTFRIATNPRKGEAQANLKIHQYAPHQNDWRESDPVWKKNKGKNIIGALNYLSDMGMNSVYFLTMNVAGDGKDVWPWTGPDERMRFDCSKLDQWEIVFSHMDYLGLAMHVITQETENDQLLDGGDLGAERKLYYRELIARFAHHPAIVWNFGEENTNTVEQLKAFGDYFDSVDPYKHPRVVHTYPNQYDKVYTPLLGGGWVQGPSLQMGDQKKVHSETLKWVKRSSEAKAQWFVCLDEIGPANTGVKPDADDPHHNDVRYHSLWGNLMAGGAGCEWYFGYKFAHNDLNCEDWRSRDTMWKQTRYALDFFERQLPFTEMQSSDDLSPDQDDYVFAKEGEVYAVYAPKSEKIELTLPEGAYSVQWFNPREGGPLQSGSIESINGPGVQTLGTPPSDPQKDWAVLVNKK, from the coding sequence ATGTTTGCAATGACTTTAACGCAACGACATCTTCTAGCCGCACTCGCCGTTATCTGCCTCACAACGTCGCTCGCCTTTGGCGCGGCTTCGACTTTGCGCAGCGAAGGGACCGTTGACGGCGCCATGAGAAAGTGGCACCGGGTGTCGGTAACTTTCGACGGCCCCAAGGCCAGCGAGTCAGGAAAGGTGAATCCGTTTCTTGATTACCGCATGACAGTGACATTCATCAAAGGACCTCGGCGCATCGCGATCCCAGGCTTTTTCGCCGCCGACGGCAACGCCGCCGAAAGCAGCGCGAAGTCGGGCGATCAATGGCGCACTTATTTCACGCCGGATGAAGAAGGCTTGTGGCGCTATGAAGTTTCGTTTCGCAAAGGGGCGCGCGTTGCGTTATCGCTTGACCCCGAAGCAGGCGAACCGGATGGCTTCGACGGCGCAAAGGGCGCATTCAAAATTGCTCCGACGGACAAAGGCGGGCGCGACCTGCGCGGCAAGGGCGCGTTGCGATACAACGGAACGCGCTATCTGCAATTTGCCGAAACGGGCGCCTATTATCTCAAAGGCGGCGCCGACAGCCCCGAAAACTTTTTAGCTTATGAAGATTTTGACGACACCTTTCGCATCGCGACCAATCCACGCAAAGGCGAAGCGCAAGCGAACCTGAAGATTCATCAATACGCACCTCATCAAAACGACTGGCGCGAAAGCGACCCCGTCTGGAAGAAAAACAAAGGCAAGAACATCATCGGCGCGTTGAATTACCTTTCAGACATGGGAATGAATAGCGTGTATTTTCTGACCATGAACGTCGCAGGAGACGGCAAAGATGTGTGGCCGTGGACGGGGCCGGATGAGCGCATGCGATTTGATTGCAGCAAACTCGACCAGTGGGAAATCGTGTTTTCACACATGGACTACTTAGGCCTGGCCATGCACGTCATCACCCAGGAAACCGAAAACGACCAACTGCTTGACGGCGGCGACTTGGGCGCGGAACGCAAACTGTACTACCGTGAACTAATCGCGCGTTTCGCCCACCACCCCGCCATCGTGTGGAATTTCGGCGAAGAGAATACCAACACCGTAGAACAATTGAAAGCATTCGGCGATTATTTCGACAGCGTGGACCCCTACAAGCATCCCCGCGTAGTCCATACGTACCCCAATCAATATGACAAAGTCTATACGCCTTTGCTGGGCGGAGGCTGGGTGCAAGGCCCTTCGCTGCAAATGGGCGACCAAAAGAAAGTCCATTCGGAGACATTGAAATGGGTGAAGCGCTCCAGCGAAGCCAAAGCGCAATGGTTCGTCTGCCTAGACGAAATCGGCCCTGCGAATACTGGCGTCAAACCTGACGCGGACGACCCCCACCATAATGATGTTCGCTATCATTCGTTATGGGGAAACCTGATGGCGGGCGGCGCGGGATGTGAATGGTACTTTGGCTATAAGTTCGCGCACAATGATTTGAATTGCGAAGACTGGCGTTCCCGCGATACGATGTGGAAGCAAACGCGATATGCGCTTGATTTTTTTGAACGCCAACTTCCATTCACCGAAATGCAATCCTCCGATGATTTAAGCCCGGATCAAGATGATTATGTGTTTGCAAAAGAAGGCGAGGTATACGCCGTCTATGCGCCGAAGTCCGAAAAAATTGAACTGACCTTGCCCGAAGGCGCCTATTCGGTGCAGTGGTTTAATCCACGCGAAGGCGGACCGCTGCAAAGCGGGTCAATCGAAAGCATCAACGGTCCGGGGGTGCAAACATTAGGAACACCGCCCAGCGATCCCCAAAAAGATTGGGCCGTATTGGTGAATAAGAAATAG
- a CDS encoding ThuA domain-containing protein yields the protein MNWGKIVGTMICLCLLSQSVWAKSVFIVADEWPQMDVLEAFFEENGYTVDRAEQDKMPDSLAKYDGVVEFIHGAMEDETAAKLIDYANQGGRLIVIHHGISSKKKQTKGWYEFLGVDLDGREGIPKRYVWRHDIELIFVNLQPEHYITSHNVQYNHIIDYLPSDQPSPAQTLPAIVFKDSEVFLNHQFTDGREKTVLFGFTYIDPDNGKTYMQDRSGWFKRRGKGWAFYFQPGHSESDFQHKSYCQILLNCLTYKP from the coding sequence ATGAACTGGGGAAAAATAGTAGGAACCATGATTTGCCTCTGCCTGCTTTCTCAAAGCGTGTGGGCGAAGTCGGTCTTTATCGTTGCGGATGAATGGCCGCAAATGGACGTGCTCGAAGCATTCTTTGAAGAGAATGGATACACCGTTGACCGTGCAGAGCAAGACAAGATGCCCGACTCACTCGCCAAGTATGACGGCGTGGTCGAGTTTATCCACGGCGCGATGGAAGACGAAACCGCAGCGAAATTAATCGACTACGCCAATCAGGGCGGACGCTTAATCGTTATTCATCACGGCATTTCATCCAAAAAAAAACAGACCAAAGGCTGGTATGAATTTCTCGGCGTCGATCTCGATGGACGCGAAGGCATTCCGAAGCGCTATGTTTGGAGGCATGACATTGAGTTGATTTTTGTGAACCTTCAACCGGAGCACTACATCACTTCGCACAACGTCCAATACAACCATATAATCGACTATCTTCCTTCTGACCAACCCAGCCCCGCGCAGACGCTGCCCGCGATTGTGTTTAAAGATTCGGAAGTGTTTCTGAACCACCAGTTTACTGACGGACGAGAGAAAACGGTGCTGTTCGGCTTTACGTACATCGACCCCGATAACGGAAAAACCTATATGCAAGACCGCTCGGGATGGTTCAAACGGCGCGGCAAGGGCTGGGCGTTTTATTTTCAACCCGGACATTCCGAAAGCGATTTTCAACATAAAAGCTACTGCCAAATCTTACTAAACTGTTTAACCTATAAACCATGA
- a CDS encoding BNR repeat-containing protein, with amino-acid sequence MKLKTLSLSLFALSLLCVLFAQGEDKVLRKVPVALGLAAHPVNGGDCLISDDEFQYIAFYDADHQMTVGKRKLSETEWEFAKLPETVGWDTHNKVVIFQDNDGYLHVTGNMHNHPLNYFQTKKPQDIQTFETIDRWTGFKEDRVCYPNLTQMSDGTILMMHRFGGSGNGMRILKQYDEKTQTWSGPEHPITNGMDRKPTCNAYPIGRMQEDNNGVLHFAWCWRETPDVLTNFDICYAKSLDKGLTWLSWNGKPFDLPITPENAEVVDPIPQKTGLMNGGSHILDDAGNPYIGYTRFDKNGCNQLFVATPDDEKWNIIQITDWQETIQFEGRGSIPKSPPTPSLRWKDGNLHIRYGYSLVKPSQGVMIVTREELLDSKPGSLTVQPPQTSSLNIPSVRAVNRGPLPEGQVHYMQQQVARANRDRKPESPKSPTMVYVVETFQD; translated from the coding sequence ATGAAACTCAAAACACTCTCTCTCTCCCTATTCGCCCTTTCCCTGCTCTGCGTTTTATTTGCGCAGGGCGAAGACAAAGTGTTGCGCAAGGTACCGGTTGCCTTAGGGCTGGCGGCGCACCCCGTTAACGGCGGCGACTGCCTGATTTCTGACGACGAGTTTCAGTACATTGCTTTTTATGACGCTGACCATCAGATGACTGTCGGCAAACGCAAACTGAGCGAGACGGAATGGGAATTTGCGAAACTTCCCGAAACCGTCGGTTGGGACACGCACAACAAAGTCGTCATTTTTCAAGACAATGACGGTTACCTGCATGTCACAGGCAATATGCACAACCACCCGCTGAATTATTTCCAAACGAAAAAGCCGCAGGATATTCAAACCTTTGAAACCATCGACCGTTGGACAGGCTTTAAAGAAGACCGGGTTTGTTACCCTAACCTAACGCAAATGTCTGACGGAACCATTCTGATGATGCACCGCTTTGGCGGCAGCGGAAACGGGATGCGCATTCTAAAACAATATGATGAAAAGACGCAAACCTGGTCCGGCCCGGAACATCCCATCACCAACGGCATGGATCGCAAACCCACTTGCAACGCCTACCCCATTGGTAGAATGCAAGAAGACAACAACGGCGTGTTGCATTTCGCCTGGTGTTGGCGAGAGACGCCGGACGTGTTGACGAATTTTGACATCTGCTATGCCAAAAGCCTTGATAAAGGCCTGACTTGGCTCTCATGGAACGGAAAGCCGTTTGACCTTCCCATCACGCCTGAAAACGCCGAGGTGGTGGATCCGATCCCACAGAAAACAGGCTTGATGAACGGCGGGTCACACATCCTTGATGACGCGGGCAATCCATATATTGGTTATACGCGTTTTGATAAAAACGGATGCAACCAGTTGTTCGTTGCAACGCCGGATGACGAAAAATGGAACATCATTCAAATCACCGACTGGCAGGAAACCATTCAATTTGAAGGGCGCGGTTCGATCCCCAAATCGCCGCCCACGCCGTCGCTTCGCTGGAAAGACGGCAACCTGCACATTCGCTATGGGTACTCATTGGTCAAACCGTCTCAGGGAGTCATGATTGTAACGCGCGAAGAATTGCTAGACTCAAAACCCGGCAGCCTTACTGTTCAGCCGCCGCAAACGTCAAGTTTGAATATTCCCAGCGTTCGCGCCGTCAATCGCGGGCCTTTACCGGAGGGCCAAGTCCATTACATGCAACAACAAGTTGCACGCGCCAATCGCGACCGTAAACCGGAATCGCCTAAATCGCCAACGATGGTCTATGTCGTGGAGACATTTCAAGATTAA
- a CDS encoding response regulator — MRRTSIKEDINESWLIAPEGENYVITAELRSTTGMNMTFATEDDLIIGCQVLGCPNDIPPGPPEQMQDAIDSHPKKIHGEVIREDGDLVYKIRVGSEDQSQNTQNKNQLNHVFKEAGFRLTVEAHGWMNMTQFIKLINHIKMRAVGALRILLDFSAVEDMPPTAPALIRDLIKHFARNHRITAVVGCEKHCTKMASQLPSSRYIHMFQSSDEAERFFQQDPIRILIVEDDPATQAFIAAFLEERGLKPTCVGSAEEGIESSQAERPDLILMDIHLPGMSGLDAILQIRKDINLCKIAIIILTGGASEGAVLAGRKAGINGYFLKPFHPKKFAETIFKALEDVFEEEDLP; from the coding sequence ATGAGACGAACGAGCATCAAAGAAGATATCAACGAATCATGGCTCATTGCCCCTGAAGGCGAAAATTATGTTATCACCGCCGAATTGCGTTCGACGACGGGCATGAATATGACTTTTGCAACAGAAGACGACTTGATCATCGGCTGTCAGGTGCTTGGTTGCCCGAATGACATCCCGCCTGGCCCTCCAGAGCAGATGCAAGACGCAATTGATTCGCACCCGAAGAAAATTCATGGCGAAGTCATCCGTGAAGACGGAGACCTTGTTTATAAAATTCGAGTCGGTAGCGAAGACCAATCGCAAAACACCCAAAACAAGAATCAACTCAATCATGTTTTTAAAGAAGCGGGATTTCGTTTAACGGTGGAAGCGCATGGCTGGATGAACATGACGCAATTCATCAAACTCATCAATCATATTAAAATGCGCGCTGTTGGCGCCCTACGGATTTTGCTGGACTTCAGCGCCGTAGAAGATATGCCGCCTACGGCGCCTGCGCTCATACGTGATTTGATCAAACATTTTGCGCGCAACCACCGTATAACCGCAGTGGTTGGTTGTGAAAAACATTGCACAAAAATGGCCTCGCAACTGCCCAGCAGCCGTTACATTCACATGTTTCAATCCAGCGACGAGGCCGAGCGTTTTTTTCAACAAGACCCGATTCGAATTTTAATCGTTGAAGACGACCCCGCAACACAAGCATTCATTGCCGCCTTTTTAGAAGAGCGCGGTTTGAAACCGACTTGTGTTGGCAGCGCAGAAGAAGGGATCGAATCCTCTCAAGCCGAGCGTCCTGATTTGATTCTGATGGATATTCATTTGCCAGGGATGAGCGGATTAGACGCCATACTTCAAATTCGGAAAGACATCAATTTATGTAAAATAGCCATTATTATTCTTACAGGCGGCGCAAGCGAAGGCGCCGTTTTGGCCGGGCGCAAAGCTGGCATCAACGGATATTTTCTGAAACCGTTTCATCCAAAAAAATTCGCGGAAACAATATTCAAAGCGCTTGAAGATGTTTTTGAAGAAGAAGATTTGCCGTAA
- a CDS encoding CotH kinase family protein, giving the protein MNFNVLRLASSRWVFVIAFLVLFSSVPASYSQIQINELLASTSATTQDGAPLEWLELHNAGDAALDLTGYALSDDLLIPFQWLLPSLTLQPDDYLLIYTTGLNTYSADEFHANFRLNRDGETISLTAPNGVLLDRVSFPLQERDVSYGRDPAVPAQWRYFSPPSPGQGNSNNGAMGFVEPADATLPAGRYDAPVTIQFLSPQPDAEIRYTVDGSEPTQTSQLYSAPIAINQTIVLRSRTYLDGFLPSHTSTQTYIIRDNIDRPILSLSTNPENLWDRNIGIYANATASGDAWERPVHMEYFAPMGTLLSSEDAGIRMHGGASRNRAEKKSFRLYFRSDYGPARLDAPVISDALDAKPFDKLVLRAGYNDSWIHWSPVERDLTTYVYDQLCRNLSGDMGAPYSRGDFADLYLNGEYWGFYNISERVEGDMLEPFYGTDEWIVVKDEQTAEGDPREWSSLRSFLQRANFTNDDDYQAIQQMVDLQQLTDYYILNIWVSNTDWPTKNFYAARESSENGRWRFIIWDIEWSFGAGGLMGTINANAFQNARSNNGTLGTMLDKLLRRDEYQQYFLDRLEHNIATVLSNSHVNQRFDELLERVRAFMPRESERWDPTRSLETFDSAIAAGKRFIDRRTDTVRQHIYGYLNAPTPTPMPDVPLPTPTPGGAPTATPTRIPTVPPTPTPTPTIPVTAQLGIFEGNLDIGNVEAAGQANYRQDINEYRVSGSGVDVWGVEDEFHFVYKQVEGPFVFDAQADAINHGTSDWAKVMLMARESLASDAENFAVRIRESIMEISSQWRLAQGETSFSTSSAARVPSDRHDGRIRIVRENDIFQSFYFDTAQSDWVLIDEVSVPMSASIYVGLAVTSHEDGSLAEGVYRFVNLQSDSPVMEWSLHHN; this is encoded by the coding sequence ATGAATTTTAACGTATTACGGCTGGCTTCCAGTCGATGGGTGTTTGTTATTGCTTTTTTAGTATTATTCTCGAGCGTTCCTGCGTCGTATTCGCAGATACAAATCAACGAACTGCTGGCGTCAACCAGCGCAACAACGCAAGACGGCGCGCCGTTGGAATGGCTCGAACTGCATAATGCAGGCGATGCGGCGCTTGATCTGACTGGGTATGCGCTGTCGGACGATTTGCTGATCCCGTTTCAATGGCTGTTGCCTTCTCTCACTCTACAGCCGGATGATTATTTATTGATCTATACGACAGGGTTGAACACATATAGCGCAGATGAATTCCACGCCAATTTTCGCTTAAACCGTGACGGTGAAACCATCAGCCTGACAGCGCCTAACGGCGTGTTACTCGACCGCGTTTCGTTTCCACTGCAAGAACGCGACGTCTCCTATGGACGCGACCCCGCTGTTCCGGCCCAATGGCGATATTTCAGTCCCCCATCGCCCGGGCAAGGAAATTCGAACAATGGGGCGATGGGGTTCGTAGAACCTGCTGATGCAACGCTTCCCGCAGGACGCTATGACGCTCCCGTTACGATACAATTTCTCTCGCCTCAACCCGATGCTGAAATTCGCTACACGGTTGATGGCTCTGAGCCGACGCAGACAAGCCAACTCTATAGCGCTCCGATTGCAATCAACCAGACAATCGTCTTGCGATCGCGTACCTATTTGGATGGATTTTTGCCGAGCCATACTTCAACCCAAACCTATATAATCCGTGACAATATTGACCGCCCCATTCTCTCTCTCTCAACCAATCCAGAAAATTTGTGGGACAGAAACATCGGCATCTATGCTAACGCGACCGCCAGCGGCGACGCATGGGAACGTCCCGTTCACATGGAATATTTCGCGCCAATGGGGACGCTATTGTCGTCGGAAGACGCAGGCATTCGTATGCACGGCGGCGCATCGCGAAACCGGGCGGAGAAGAAATCGTTTCGATTATATTTCCGGTCAGACTATGGCCCCGCTCGTCTGGATGCGCCGGTGATTTCTGATGCGCTCGACGCCAAGCCCTTCGACAAATTGGTATTGCGGGCGGGTTATAACGACAGTTGGATACACTGGAGCCCGGTCGAGCGCGACCTGACAACCTACGTATACGACCAGTTGTGTCGCAATCTTTCCGGCGATATGGGGGCGCCGTATTCGCGCGGCGATTTTGCCGACCTCTATCTCAATGGCGAATACTGGGGCTTTTATAACATTAGCGAGCGGGTCGAAGGCGACATGCTGGAACCCTTCTACGGGACGGACGAATGGATTGTTGTGAAAGACGAACAAACCGCCGAGGGCGATCCTCGCGAATGGTCATCGTTGCGTTCATTTCTTCAACGCGCAAACTTCACCAATGACGACGACTATCAGGCCATTCAACAAATGGTTGATCTCCAACAATTGACCGACTATTACATTCTTAATATCTGGGTCAGCAACACCGACTGGCCAACAAAAAATTTCTATGCAGCGCGTGAAAGCAGCGAAAATGGACGCTGGCGTTTTATCATTTGGGATATTGAATGGTCGTTTGGCGCCGGAGGACTGATGGGGACCATCAACGCCAATGCATTTCAAAATGCGCGCAGCAACAACGGCACGTTAGGAACGATGCTGGATAAATTGCTTCGCCGCGATGAATACCAACAATATTTTCTTGATCGCTTAGAGCATAATATTGCAACTGTATTAAGCAATTCGCATGTCAATCAACGCTTTGATGAACTGCTCGAACGGGTGCGTGCCTTCATGCCGCGTGAGAGCGAACGGTGGGACCCGACCCGTTCACTCGAGACGTTTGACTCAGCCATCGCAGCAGGCAAACGATTTATTGATCGCCGCACCGATACGGTCCGTCAGCATATTTATGGGTATTTGAATGCGCCGACGCCGACCCCGATGCCGGATGTCCCGCTGCCAACGCCAACGCCGGGAGGCGCCCCGACCGCGACTCCCACACGAATTCCGACTGTGCCGCCAACGCCCACGCCGACGCCAACAATCCCTGTGACTGCTCAACTTGGTATCTTTGAAGGCAATCTCGACATCGGCAACGTCGAGGCCGCTGGGCAAGCAAACTATCGTCAAGATATAAATGAATATCGCGTCTCAGGCAGTGGAGTTGATGTGTGGGGCGTGGAGGATGAGTTCCATTTCGTATACAAACAGGTTGAAGGGCCGTTCGTTTTCGACGCTCAAGCCGACGCTATAAATCATGGGACAAGCGACTGGGCCAAAGTCATGCTAATGGCGCGGGAGTCGCTCGCCTCAGACGCTGAAAATTTTGCGGTGCGTATCCGTGAATCAATCATGGAAATCAGTTCCCAGTGGCGCCTTGCGCAGGGCGAAACTTCGTTCAGCACATCAAGCGCCGCTCGCGTTCCTAGCGACCGTCACGATGGCCGCATTCGCATTGTTCGTGAAAATGATATCTTTCAATCGTTTTATTTTGATACCGCACAATCCGACTGGGTTCTGATCGACGAAGTTTCTGTTCCCATGAGCGCGAGCATTTACGTGGGATTAGCGGTAACGTCTCATGAAGATGGTTCGTTGGCGGAAGGCGTTTATCGTTTTGTGAATTTACAGAGCGATTCGCCCGTTATGGAATGGTCGCTTCATCATAATTAA